From Nonomuraea helvata, a single genomic window includes:
- the yicI gene encoding alpha-xylosidase yields MKFKDGYWRLRPGVRAHYAAQAHDVTAAAGSLRILAPARPITRRGHTLDGPVLRVDLSSPMPDVIRVRTVHFAGSVPAAPAFEVRDDAPDVDIAVDGEQASLTSGALTVRVRRDAPWEMTFSADGRELTRSGGRSLAAMRDADDRHFMVDQLRLGAGELVYGLGERFGAFVRNGQSVDIWNEDGGTSSDLAYKNIPFYLTNRGYGVFVNHPGRVSFEVGSESVSQVQFSVEGHDLEYLVIHGPTPKDILRRYTALTGRPALPPAWSFGLWLSTSFTTDYDEATVTSFVDGMAERDLPLSVFHFDCFWMRPYRWCDFEWDPEVFPDPEGMIRRLKKRGLRVCLWINPYIGQASRLFDEGAEAGHLLRRPDGTVWQDDHWQAGRALVDFTSPAARQWYAGKLRGLLDMGVDAFKTDFGERIPTDVVYADGSDPERMHNYYTLLYNRAVHEVLAERGAPVLFARSATVGGQRLPVHWGGDCESTFEAMAESLRGGLSLGLAGFGFWSHDIGGFEGRPDPAVFKRWVAFGLLSSHSRLHGSGSYRVPWLFDEESVDVLRSFTRLKARLMPYLYGAAVEAVTDGLPMMRAMRLEFPEDRGCDYLDAQYMLGPDLLVAPVMSADGEISYYVPEGDWTPLLGGESVSGPGWRTERHGFDSLPLLVRPGAVVPTGAREDRPDYDYADGVTLNAYRLPDGARRTVTVPAPDVPTDVPTDGGAAAVFEVSRTGDRVRARRVAGAPKSWSLRLFGERQATETTQGDDIEITL; encoded by the coding sequence ATGAAGTTCAAGGACGGCTACTGGCGGCTGCGTCCCGGGGTGCGGGCCCACTACGCCGCGCAGGCCCACGACGTGACCGCGGCCGCCGGCTCGCTGCGGATCCTGGCCCCGGCCAGGCCCATCACCCGCCGGGGCCACACGCTCGACGGCCCGGTGCTGCGGGTGGACCTGTCGTCCCCGATGCCGGACGTGATCCGCGTACGCACGGTGCACTTCGCCGGATCCGTCCCCGCCGCCCCCGCCTTCGAGGTACGCGACGACGCCCCGGACGTGGACATCGCCGTGGACGGCGAGCAGGCGAGCCTGACCAGCGGCGCGCTCACCGTGCGGGTGCGCAGGGACGCGCCGTGGGAGATGACCTTCAGCGCGGACGGGCGCGAGCTGACCCGCAGCGGCGGCAGGAGCCTCGCCGCCATGCGTGACGCCGACGACCGTCACTTCATGGTCGACCAGCTCCGCCTCGGCGCCGGGGAGCTCGTGTACGGGCTGGGCGAGCGGTTCGGCGCCTTCGTGCGCAACGGGCAGTCCGTCGACATCTGGAACGAGGACGGCGGCACCAGCAGCGACCTCGCCTACAAGAACATCCCCTTCTACCTCACCAACCGCGGCTACGGCGTGTTCGTCAACCATCCCGGGCGCGTGTCGTTCGAGGTCGGCTCGGAGTCGGTGTCGCAGGTGCAGTTCAGCGTCGAGGGCCACGACCTCGAGTACCTCGTCATCCACGGACCCACGCCGAAGGACATCCTGCGCCGCTACACCGCGCTGACCGGCCGTCCCGCGCTGCCGCCCGCCTGGTCGTTCGGGCTGTGGCTGTCCACGTCGTTCACCACCGACTACGACGAGGCGACGGTGACGTCGTTCGTGGACGGGATGGCCGAGCGGGACCTGCCGCTGAGCGTGTTCCACTTCGACTGCTTCTGGATGCGGCCGTACCGGTGGTGCGACTTCGAGTGGGACCCGGAGGTGTTCCCCGACCCCGAGGGCATGATCCGGCGGCTCAAGAAGCGGGGGCTGCGGGTCTGCCTGTGGATCAACCCGTACATCGGGCAGGCGTCGCGGCTGTTCGACGAGGGGGCCGAGGCGGGTCACCTGCTGCGCCGGCCCGACGGGACCGTCTGGCAGGACGACCACTGGCAGGCGGGCCGGGCGCTGGTGGACTTCACCTCCCCGGCCGCCAGGCAGTGGTACGCGGGCAAGCTGCGCGGGCTGCTCGACATGGGGGTGGACGCGTTCAAGACCGACTTCGGCGAACGCATCCCCACCGACGTGGTCTACGCCGACGGCTCCGATCCCGAACGCATGCACAACTACTACACGCTGCTCTACAACCGGGCCGTGCACGAGGTGCTGGCCGAGCGGGGCGCGCCCGTGCTGTTCGCCCGCTCGGCCACGGTGGGCGGGCAGCGGCTGCCGGTGCACTGGGGCGGCGACTGCGAGTCGACGTTCGAGGCGATGGCCGAGTCGCTGCGGGGCGGGCTGTCCCTGGGGCTGGCCGGGTTCGGGTTCTGGAGCCACGACATCGGCGGTTTCGAGGGGCGGCCCGATCCGGCCGTGTTCAAGCGGTGGGTGGCCTTCGGGCTGCTGTCGTCGCACAGCCGGTTGCACGGGAGCGGCTCGTACCGGGTGCCGTGGCTGTTCGACGAGGAGTCGGTGGACGTGCTGCGGTCGTTCACGCGGCTGAAGGCGCGGCTCATGCCGTACCTGTACGGCGCCGCGGTCGAGGCGGTCACCGACGGGCTGCCGATGATGCGGGCCATGCGGCTGGAGTTCCCCGAGGACCGGGGCTGCGACTATCTGGACGCGCAGTACATGCTCGGGCCCGACCTGCTGGTGGCGCCCGTCATGTCGGCGGATGGTGAAATTTCGTACTACGTCCCGGAAGGCGACTGGACGCCGCTGCTCGGCGGGGAGAGCGTGAGCGGACCCGGGTGGCGTACCGAGCGGCACGGATTCGATAGCCTGCCGCTGCTGGTGCGGCCGGGTGCCGTGGTGCCGACGGGCGCCCGCGAGGACCGGCCCGACTACGACTACGCCGACGGGGTCACCCTGAACGCCTACCGCCTCCCCGACGGCGCCCGCCGCACCGTCACCGTGCCTGCCCCCGACGTGCCCACCGACGTGCCCACCGACGGGGGCGCAGCCGCCGTCTTCGAGGTGTCGCGCACGGGCGACCGCGTCCGGGCCCGGCGCGTGGCGGGCGCGCCCAAGAGCTGGAGCCTGCGGCTCTTCGGAGAACGCCAGGCGACGGAGACCACCCAGGGCGACGACATTGAGATCACCCTGTAA
- a CDS encoding LacI family DNA-binding transcriptional regulator, producing MKRPTIHDVAAAAGVSRGTVSRLLNGDKYVSPAARVAIERAISETGYVVNRAARSLVTQRTGSVVMVLSEPHEKLFEDPNYSTTIRVAIRMLAERDLSLVMMLAGDEGDRERVVRYVRGGHADGVLLLSTHAGDPFVDALQSGPPAVSCGAVIGRESVIPYAAADERLGGRQMTEYFVSQGRRRIAMITGPMDTPGGIQRLEGFADVLGRKASKKLIAHGDWTQASGERAMAELLARTPDIDAVFVASDLMAAGALAALRAAGRRVPDDVAVGGFDDSSVALSTHPPLTTIRQPLAEVAQETVRLLLALIDGAKHVDPVILPTELVIRDSA from the coding sequence ATGAAGCGCCCAACGATCCACGACGTCGCCGCCGCCGCGGGCGTGTCACGCGGCACGGTCTCCCGGCTGCTCAACGGCGACAAGTACGTGAGCCCGGCGGCGCGCGTGGCCATCGAGCGGGCCATCTCGGAGACCGGCTACGTGGTCAACCGGGCCGCCCGCAGCCTCGTCACCCAGCGCACCGGGTCGGTCGTGATGGTGCTGTCGGAGCCGCACGAGAAGCTGTTCGAGGACCCCAACTACAGCACGACCATCCGGGTCGCCATCAGGATGCTGGCCGAGCGCGACCTGTCACTGGTGATGATGCTGGCGGGCGACGAGGGCGACCGCGAGCGGGTGGTCCGCTACGTCCGGGGCGGCCACGCCGACGGGGTGCTGCTGCTCTCGACGCACGCCGGCGACCCGTTCGTCGACGCGCTGCAGTCGGGGCCGCCCGCGGTCTCCTGCGGTGCCGTCATCGGCCGCGAGAGCGTCATCCCGTACGCGGCTGCCGACGAGCGCCTGGGCGGCCGCCAGATGACCGAGTACTTCGTGAGCCAGGGCCGCAGGCGCATCGCCATGATCACCGGCCCGATGGACACGCCCGGCGGCATCCAGCGCCTCGAAGGCTTCGCCGACGTGCTGGGCCGCAAGGCGTCCAAGAAGCTGATCGCGCACGGGGACTGGACGCAGGCCAGCGGCGAGCGGGCCATGGCCGAGCTGCTGGCCCGCACGCCCGACATCGACGCCGTCTTCGTGGCCTCGGACCTGATGGCCGCGGGCGCCCTGGCCGCGCTGCGCGCCGCCGGGCGCAGGGTGCCGGACGACGTGGCGGTGGGCGGCTTCGACGACTCGTCGGTGGCCCTCTCGACGCACCCGCCGCTGACCACGATCCGCCAGCCGCTGGCGGAGGTGGCCCAGGAGACGGTACGCCTGCTGCTCGCGCTCATCGACGGCGCGAAGCACGTGGACCCGGTGATACTGCCCACGGAGCTGGTGATCCGCGATTCCGCCTGA
- a CDS encoding carbohydrate ABC transporter permease, with protein sequence MATTHRATAARRPWGVAPTGLLLLGAIYCLFPVLWVLIAATKSPGELFTTSTLAFGTGFADNVTQLFAYRDGVFWLWAANTLLYAGGGALLSTAVSAISGYALAKFRFPGRNLIFKLLIGGILVPAVVLAIPQYLLFSKVGLADTYWAVLLPQILHPYSIYLARIYATAAIPDSLLEAGRIDGATEWRLMYRVAVPLMVPGMVTIFLFQFVAIWNNFLLPFIMLGDDGKFPLTVGLYTLLAAGANQPSLYNLILTGALLSIVPLIALFLTMQRYWKTDLSSGAVK encoded by the coding sequence ATGGCCACGACACACCGCGCGACGGCCGCGCGCAGGCCGTGGGGAGTGGCCCCGACCGGGCTGCTCCTGCTCGGCGCGATCTACTGCCTGTTCCCGGTGCTCTGGGTGCTGATCGCGGCGACCAAGTCGCCGGGTGAGCTGTTCACCACCTCGACGCTGGCCTTCGGCACCGGCTTCGCCGACAACGTGACCCAGCTGTTCGCCTACCGGGACGGGGTGTTCTGGCTGTGGGCGGCCAACACCCTGCTGTACGCGGGCGGCGGCGCGCTGCTGTCGACCGCGGTCTCGGCGATCTCGGGGTACGCGCTGGCGAAGTTCCGCTTCCCCGGCCGCAACCTCATCTTCAAGCTGCTCATCGGCGGCATCCTCGTGCCGGCCGTGGTGCTGGCGATCCCGCAGTACCTGCTGTTCTCCAAGGTCGGGCTGGCCGACACCTACTGGGCCGTCCTGCTGCCGCAGATCCTGCACCCGTACAGCATCTATCTGGCCCGCATCTACGCCACGGCGGCCATCCCCGACTCGCTGCTGGAGGCGGGGCGGATCGACGGGGCGACCGAGTGGCGGCTGATGTACCGGGTGGCGGTGCCGCTGATGGTGCCGGGCATGGTGACGATCTTCCTGTTCCAGTTCGTGGCCATCTGGAACAACTTCCTGCTGCCGTTCATCATGCTCGGCGACGACGGCAAGTTCCCGCTCACGGTGGGCCTCTACACGCTGCTGGCCGCCGGGGCGAACCAGCCCTCCCTCTACAACCTGATCCTCACGGGCGCACTGCTGTCCATCGTGCCGTTGATCGCGCTCTTCCTCACCATGCAGCGATACTGGAAGACCGATCTTTCCTCCGGAGCGGTGAAATGA
- a CDS encoding GH1 family beta-glucosidase: MPTFPENFVWGTATAAYQVEGAWNEDGRGPSIWDTFSHTPGLVAGGDTGDVACDHYHRLEEDLDILSALGVGAYRFSISWPRVRPNGTANRPGLDFYERLVDGLLTRGIAPVATLYHWDLPQELEDAGGWVTRDTAYRFAEYAALMGETIGDRVRTWITLNEPWCSAYLGYASGVHAPGRTEPAAALAAVHHLNLGHGLAVQALRAVVDPAAQMSVTLNLHHVRGVSEADADAVRQVDALANRAFLGPMLEGAYPRDLIADTASVTDWSFVRDGDEAAACQPLDVLGVNYYNPTLVRRWDGSSDRSTADGHQDGAASPWIACENVEFVQQPGPYTEMGWNIDETGLTELLLRLHRDYPAMPTMITENGAAFADVVTPNGRVHDERRVDYLHRHLTAVAEAISAGADVRGYFVWSLMDNFEWAHGYSKRFGIVRVEPGTLERVWKDSAHWYRDVVAAGKLPG, encoded by the coding sequence ATGCCCACATTCCCCGAGAACTTCGTGTGGGGCACCGCCACCGCCGCCTACCAGGTGGAGGGCGCCTGGAACGAGGACGGCCGCGGCCCGTCGATCTGGGACACCTTCTCCCACACCCCGGGTCTGGTGGCGGGTGGCGACACCGGCGACGTGGCCTGTGACCACTACCACCGGCTGGAGGAGGATCTGGACATCCTCTCCGCCCTGGGCGTGGGCGCGTACCGGTTCTCGATCTCCTGGCCGCGCGTCCGCCCGAACGGCACGGCCAACCGGCCGGGGCTGGACTTCTACGAGCGGCTGGTGGACGGGCTGCTGACCCGCGGGATCGCCCCCGTCGCCACCCTCTACCACTGGGACCTGCCGCAGGAGCTGGAGGACGCGGGCGGCTGGGTCACCCGCGACACCGCCTACCGCTTCGCCGAGTACGCGGCCCTCATGGGCGAGACGATCGGCGACCGCGTGCGCACCTGGATCACCCTGAACGAGCCGTGGTGCTCGGCCTACCTGGGCTACGCCTCCGGCGTGCACGCCCCCGGCAGGACCGAGCCCGCCGCCGCGCTGGCCGCAGTGCACCACCTCAACCTCGGCCACGGCCTGGCCGTCCAGGCGCTGCGCGCGGTCGTCGACCCGGCCGCGCAGATGTCGGTCACGCTCAACCTGCACCACGTTCGCGGCGTGTCCGAGGCCGACGCCGACGCCGTGCGGCAGGTGGACGCGCTGGCCAACCGGGCCTTCCTCGGCCCCATGCTGGAGGGCGCCTACCCGCGCGACCTCATCGCCGACACCGCGTCGGTGACCGACTGGTCGTTCGTGCGCGACGGCGACGAGGCCGCCGCGTGCCAGCCGCTGGACGTGCTGGGGGTCAACTACTACAACCCCACGCTCGTGCGCCGGTGGGACGGTTCCTCCGACCGGTCGACCGCCGACGGGCACCAGGACGGGGCCGCCTCGCCGTGGATCGCGTGCGAGAACGTCGAGTTCGTCCAGCAGCCGGGCCCGTACACCGAGATGGGGTGGAACATCGACGAGACCGGCCTGACCGAGCTGCTGCTGCGGCTGCACCGTGACTACCCCGCCATGCCCACGATGATCACCGAGAACGGCGCCGCGTTCGCCGACGTCGTGACGCCCAACGGGCGGGTCCACGACGAGCGGCGCGTCGACTACCTCCACCGGCACCTGACCGCCGTGGCCGAGGCGATCTCGGCCGGGGCGGACGTGCGCGGATACTTCGTGTGGTCGCTCATGGACAACTTCGAGTGGGCGCACGGGTACTCCAAGCGGTTCGGCATCGTCCGCGTGGAGCCCGGCACGCTGGAGCGCGTCTGGAAGGACAGCGCCCACTGGTACCGCGACGTGGTCGCCGCCGGCAAGCTGCCCGGCTAG
- a CDS encoding nitroreductase family protein — translation MAINELSPDELLTTTRSVRKRLDLTRPVSMDLVRECLEVALQAPTGGNRQGWHWIVVTDPELRGTIGDYYARSLRTYFESGAAAGSQFQDDPARAATQQRVSESAAYLGEHMGDVPVLVIGCITLPGGGLPQGNQAGLWGSLLPAAWSYMLAARARGLGTAWTTLHLAYESEIAELLGIPDDVRQGVLIPTAHYLGETFGPAGRQPLDEVLHVDRW, via the coding sequence ATGGCGATCAACGAACTGAGCCCCGACGAGCTGCTCACCACCACCCGCAGCGTGCGCAAGCGCCTCGACCTCACCCGTCCCGTCTCCATGGACCTGGTGCGCGAGTGCCTGGAGGTCGCGCTCCAGGCGCCCACCGGCGGCAACCGGCAGGGCTGGCACTGGATCGTGGTGACCGACCCCGAGCTGCGCGGGACGATCGGCGACTACTACGCCCGCTCGCTGCGGACCTACTTCGAGTCCGGCGCCGCCGCCGGTTCGCAGTTCCAGGACGACCCGGCCAGGGCGGCGACGCAGCAGCGCGTGTCCGAGAGCGCCGCCTACCTGGGCGAGCACATGGGCGACGTGCCGGTGCTGGTGATCGGCTGCATCACGCTGCCGGGCGGCGGCCTGCCGCAGGGCAATCAGGCGGGTCTGTGGGGGTCGCTGCTCCCCGCCGCCTGGAGCTACATGCTCGCCGCCCGGGCCCGCGGGCTCGGCACGGCCTGGACGACGCTGCACCTGGCGTACGAGAGCGAGATCGCCGAGCTGCTCGGCATCCCGGACGACGTCCGCCAGGGCGTGCTCATCCCGACCGCCCACTACCTCGGTGAGACGTTCGGGCCCGCGGGGCGGCAGCCGCTCGACGAGGTGCTGCACGTCGATCGCTGGTAG
- a CDS encoding SAM-dependent methyltransferase, with protein sequence MPESEQERAPRGIDTTKPSVSRVYDYMLGGKDNYEIDRQVAAAALKIAPDAREAARANREFLRRTVHHLAAEAGIRQFLDIGSGLPTQGNVHEIAQAVAPQSRVVYVDHDPIVLVHGRALLAVDASTTIVEADAREPEKILEDPKTRSLIDFDQPVGLLMFGILHHLADDEDPAGVAAALLRPLASGSHMVISHFHNPGEARPEVSEQAYEAERIFNEHLGTGRWRTRKEILSYFDGLELLEPGLVPLPEWRPGSDDRATPGITYHTFVGGVARKP encoded by the coding sequence GTGCCCGAGAGCGAGCAGGAGCGCGCGCCCCGCGGGATCGACACGACCAAGCCCAGTGTCTCCCGCGTCTACGACTACATGCTCGGCGGCAAGGACAACTACGAGATAGACCGTCAGGTGGCCGCGGCCGCGCTGAAGATCGCTCCTGACGCGCGCGAGGCGGCCAGGGCGAACCGGGAGTTCCTGCGGCGCACGGTCCACCACCTGGCGGCCGAGGCGGGGATCCGCCAGTTCCTGGACATCGGCTCGGGCCTGCCCACCCAGGGCAACGTGCACGAGATCGCCCAGGCGGTCGCCCCGCAGTCGAGGGTCGTGTACGTCGACCACGACCCGATCGTGCTCGTGCACGGCCGGGCCCTGCTCGCCGTGGACGCCAGCACCACGATCGTCGAGGCCGACGCCCGCGAGCCGGAGAAGATCCTCGAGGACCCGAAGACGCGCTCCCTGATCGACTTCGACCAGCCGGTCGGGCTGCTGATGTTCGGGATCCTGCACCACCTGGCCGACGACGAGGACCCGGCCGGCGTCGCGGCCGCCCTGCTCCGGCCGCTCGCCTCGGGCAGCCACATGGTGATCTCGCACTTCCATAACCCGGGCGAGGCGCGTCCCGAGGTGTCGGAGCAGGCGTACGAGGCGGAGAGGATCTTCAACGAGCACCTCGGCACCGGCCGGTGGCGCACCCGGAAGGAGATCCTCTCCTACTTCGACGGCCTCGAACTGCTGGAGCCCGGCCTGGTGCCGCTGCCCGAGTGGCGCCCGGGCAGTGACGACCGCGCCACGCCGGGCATCACGTACCACACCTTCGTCGGGGGCGTGGCACGCAAACCCTAG
- a CDS encoding LacI family DNA-binding transcriptional regulator: MSSIRDVAERAGVAVSTVSAALNGTRPVAADTRRRIKRAAADLGYRPSLLARGLQSKRTHILALLYPAPRSGFGVTEMQFATGAAEAARELGYHLLLSPEHADPVEELRHLTGLGLVDGVLLMEVGLDDERTEFLMEAGIPFSMIGRTRDPSSIDHADIDFAATARQAVAHVAGLGHRKLAFFNLAADAYAAEYGPAIRAGAEFAEAARAAGIGYVDDFRPGSAEEGRQAFDRLVAAHPDVTALAVMDDHAAAGVIAGVAARGWRIPEDLTLLLALSSAAVAEMFHPRLTTLEPPSAELGGLGARMLIDRLEDDGPPRHRLLPCRLVIGDSSAPPRRHRGRPSPPHGVRP, encoded by the coding sequence ATGTCTTCGATACGTGACGTGGCCGAGCGGGCGGGGGTGGCGGTCAGCACCGTGTCCGCCGCGCTCAACGGCACCCGTCCGGTGGCGGCGGACACTCGGCGGCGCATCAAGCGGGCCGCGGCCGACCTCGGATACCGCCCGAGCCTGCTGGCCCGCGGCCTGCAGAGCAAGCGCACCCACATCCTCGCCCTGCTCTACCCCGCCCCACGCAGCGGCTTCGGGGTGACCGAGATGCAGTTCGCCACCGGCGCCGCCGAGGCGGCCCGTGAGCTGGGCTACCATCTGCTGCTCTCCCCCGAGCACGCCGACCCGGTCGAGGAGCTGCGCCACCTCACCGGCCTGGGGCTGGTGGACGGCGTGCTGCTGATGGAGGTCGGGCTCGACGACGAGCGCACGGAGTTCCTCATGGAGGCCGGGATCCCGTTCAGCATGATCGGGCGGACCCGCGACCCAAGCTCGATCGACCACGCCGACATCGACTTCGCGGCCACGGCCAGGCAGGCCGTCGCGCACGTGGCCGGGCTCGGGCATCGCAAGCTGGCCTTCTTCAACCTCGCCGCCGACGCGTACGCGGCAGAGTACGGTCCCGCGATCCGGGCCGGGGCGGAGTTCGCCGAGGCCGCCCGCGCGGCCGGGATCGGCTACGTGGACGACTTCCGGCCCGGTTCGGCCGAGGAGGGCAGGCAGGCGTTCGACCGGCTGGTCGCGGCGCATCCGGACGTGACGGCGCTGGCGGTCATGGACGACCACGCGGCGGCCGGTGTGATCGCGGGCGTGGCGGCGCGCGGGTGGCGGATCCCCGAGGACCTGACGTTGCTGCTGGCGCTGTCGTCGGCGGCCGTCGCCGAGATGTTCCATCCCCGGCTCACCACGCTGGAGCCGCCGAGCGCGGAGCTGGGCGGGCTCGGCGCGCGCATGCTCATCGACCGGCTGGAGGACGACGGCCCGCCCCGGCACCGGCTGCTGCCCTGCCGCCTGGTGATCGGCGACAGCTCCGCCCCGCCGCGACGGCATCGAGGGCGACCGAGCCCGCCTCACGGAGTGAGGCCATGA
- a CDS encoding beta-galactosidase, with the protein MTLGMHTLTAGRGLLFGGDYNPEQWPEHVWEEDAELMRAAGVNLVTVGVFSWARIEPEPGKRDFAWLDRVLDLLGAAGIGVDLATPTASPPPWLGHRWPETLPVDESGHRLWYGSRNQFCPSSPVYRERALALVEDLAERYADHPALALWHVGNEYGQVCHCDDSARAFRAWLKERYGDLDTLNEAWGTTFWSQRYSEWAEIVTPRRAPYIVNPSQQLDFWRFCSDALLAHFRAERDVLRARTPDVPVTTNFMGLFKPVDYWSWAQEEDIVSNDHYPDPADPLAPARTALTHDLMRGLAKGRPWLLMEQSTSAVNWRPHNPLKPPGRLRLESLQAVARGADGLCYFQWRASRFGAERFHSAMVPHAGADTRLHAEVRAHGRELRGLREVAGQPVPARVAMVFDWPSWWALEERGRPSDRLTATDQLFSYYLPFWERGVSVDLVPPSAGLDGYALVVVPNLFLLGDADAAAMTAYVRGGGVLVVGPFSGVVDERAHVRTGRFPAPLREVLGASGEEWQPVEGPVRCRWADGAEFAAHTWTELIEPEGAETVAEFTGGGPAVLRHRAGEGVAWYVATMPEPDALGELAERVLADAGVRGVLPELPRGVEAVRRGDVLFLLNHGADAVRVPLPHAATDLLTGSAVAGRITLAPQAVAALVRGEA; encoded by the coding sequence GTGACATTGGGCATGCACACGCTCACCGCCGGACGTGGCCTGCTGTTCGGCGGCGACTACAACCCCGAGCAGTGGCCGGAGCACGTGTGGGAGGAGGACGCCGAGCTGATGCGGGCCGCCGGGGTCAACCTCGTCACGGTCGGCGTCTTCAGCTGGGCGCGGATCGAGCCCGAGCCGGGCAAGCGGGACTTCGCCTGGCTGGACCGGGTGCTCGACCTGCTCGGCGCGGCCGGGATCGGGGTGGACCTGGCCACCCCGACCGCCTCCCCGCCTCCGTGGCTGGGGCACCGGTGGCCGGAGACGCTGCCGGTGGACGAGTCGGGGCACCGCCTCTGGTACGGCTCGCGCAACCAGTTCTGCCCGTCGTCCCCCGTCTACCGGGAGCGCGCGCTGGCCCTGGTCGAGGACCTGGCCGAGCGGTACGCGGACCACCCGGCCCTGGCCCTGTGGCACGTGGGCAACGAGTACGGCCAGGTCTGCCACTGCGACGATTCCGCCAGGGCGTTCCGCGCCTGGCTGAAGGAGCGCTACGGCGACCTGGACACGCTCAACGAGGCCTGGGGCACCACGTTCTGGAGCCAGCGCTACAGCGAGTGGGCCGAGATCGTCACCCCCCGCCGCGCCCCCTACATCGTCAACCCGTCACAGCAGCTGGACTTCTGGCGCTTCTGCTCCGACGCCCTGCTCGCCCACTTCCGGGCCGAGCGCGACGTCCTCCGCGCGCGGACCCCGGACGTCCCGGTCACCACCAACTTCATGGGCCTGTTCAAACCGGTCGACTACTGGTCGTGGGCGCAGGAGGAGGACATCGTCTCCAACGACCACTACCCCGACCCGGCCGACCCGCTCGCGCCCGCCCGCACCGCGCTCACCCATGACCTCATGCGCGGCCTCGCGAAGGGCAGGCCGTGGCTGCTGATGGAGCAGTCCACGAGCGCGGTCAACTGGCGCCCGCACAATCCGCTCAAGCCGCCCGGCCGGCTCAGGCTGGAGTCGCTGCAGGCGGTCGCCCGGGGCGCGGACGGGCTGTGCTACTTCCAGTGGCGGGCCTCCCGGTTCGGCGCCGAGCGCTTCCACTCCGCGATGGTCCCGCACGCGGGCGCGGACACCCGCCTGCACGCCGAGGTGCGCGCGCACGGCCGGGAGCTGCGCGGGCTGCGCGAGGTGGCCGGGCAGCCGGTGCCAGCGCGGGTGGCGATGGTGTTCGACTGGCCGAGCTGGTGGGCGCTGGAGGAGCGCGGCCGGCCGAGTGACCGGCTCACCGCGACCGACCAGCTCTTCTCCTACTACCTGCCGTTCTGGGAGCGCGGGGTGAGCGTGGACCTGGTGCCGCCGTCCGCCGGGCTCGACGGTTACGCCCTGGTCGTGGTCCCGAACCTCTTCCTGCTCGGCGACGCGGACGCCGCGGCGATGACCGCCTACGTGCGCGGCGGCGGGGTCCTGGTCGTGGGCCCGTTCTCGGGCGTCGTGGACGAGCGGGCGCACGTGCGTACCGGACGGTTTCCCGCGCCGCTGCGCGAGGTGCTCGGCGCGTCCGGCGAGGAGTGGCAGCCCGTGGAAGGACCCGTGCGCTGCCGGTGGGCGGACGGGGCGGAGTTCGCCGCGCACACCTGGACCGAGCTGATCGAACCGGAGGGCGCCGAGACGGTGGCCGAGTTCACCGGGGGCGGCCCCGCGGTGCTGCGGCACCGCGCCGGGGAGGGTGTGGCCTGGTACGTGGCCACGATGCCCGAGCCGGACGCGCTCGGCGAGCTGGCCGAGCGCGTGCTGGCCGACGCGGGCGTGCGCGGCGTGCTGCCGGAGCTGCCGCGCGGTGTCGAGGCGGTGCGCCGCGGCGACGTCCTGTTCCTGCTCAACCACGGCGCGGACGCGGTACGCGTGCCGCTCCCCCACGCGGCGACGGACCTGCTGACCGGATCGGCCGTGGCCGGCCGGATCACGCTGGCACCGCAGGCCGTCGCGGCCCTCGTCCGAGGAGAGGCATGA